The following proteins are encoded in a genomic region of Lutra lutra chromosome 16, mLutLut1.2, whole genome shotgun sequence:
- the TMEM98 gene encoding transmembrane protein 98 has product METVVIVAIGVLATIFLASFAALVVVCRQRYCRPRDLLQRYDSKPIVDLIGAMETQSEPSELELDDVVITNPHIEAILENEDWIEDASGLMSHCIAILKICHTLTEKLVAMTMGSGAKMKTSASVSDIIVVAKRISPRVDDVVRSMYPPLDPKLLEARTTALLLSVSHLVLVTRNACHLTGGLDWIDQSLSAAEEHLEVLREAALASETDKGLPAPEGFLQEQSAI; this is encoded by the exons ATGGAGACTGTGGTGATTGTCGCCATAGGCGTGCTGGCCACCATCTTCCTGGCCTCATTTGCAGCCTTGGTGGTAGTTTGCAGGCAGCGGTATTGCCGGCCTCGGGATCTGCTGCAGCGCTATGATTCCAA GCCCATTGTGGACCTCATCGGTGCCATGGAAACACAGTCCGAGCCATCGGAGCTAGAGCTAGACGATGTGGTCATTACCAACCCTCACATCGAGGCCATTCTGGAGAACGAAGACTGGATTGAAGATGCCTC GGGTCTCATGTCCCACTGCATTGCCATCTTGAAG ATTTGTCACACTCTGACAGAAAAACTTGTTGCCATGACAATGGGCTCCGGGGCCAAGATGAAGACCTCAGCCAGTGTCAGTGACATCATCGTGGTGGCCAAGCGGATCAGCCCCAG AGTGGACGATGTGGTGAGATCGATGTACCCTCCGCTGGACCCCAAGCTCCTGGAGGCACG GACAACTGCCCTGCTCCTGTCAGTCAGCCATCTGGTGCTGGTGACCAGGAATGCCTGCCACCTGACCGGGGGCCTGGATTGGATCGACCAGTCACTGTCAGCTGCTGAGGAGCACTTGGAAGTCCTTCGAGAAGCAGCCCTGGCTTCTGAGACAGATAAAGGCCTCCCAGCCCCTGAAGGTTTCCTGCAGGAACAGTCGGCCATTTAA